One window from the genome of Marinitoga hydrogenitolerans DSM 16785 encodes:
- a CDS encoding oligosaccharide flippase family protein, whose amino-acid sequence MWYMATDFILKGMTFITIPIFTRLLTVEEYGIVSLYNTFVSVFAIITGLDLNASIGTGVKDFREKKKEFLSSTLFLSLISFLIQFLIIILFKNQISSLFNIRKNILILAVISGYLSVIFQFYFYIKIFEKDYKKRSLVGLIYALLKVGLSIWLLLKIENNKYMGRIYGDLISNLLLSSILFLIITLKGKKLIWPKAWKYSLLIGVPLILHNLSGIVLNQFDRLVIQKIIGSEKVGLYSYAYTLGMIPLIILGATKLAWGPWFYDKMYEGMRNDINIKSKYYNEIYVIILSIIFIVTPELGLIMAPHKYNISLILIPIIVASYYMQFLYTIFSIFAFFYKKTGLISIGTVLAGIINIVLNILLIPKYGYEMAAITTLISYFFLLFFHALNVRYNLKDKTISAKYIFGWAFLIIVLGISQYLIAKYFGMFSFIERLSRIVIFGVLGIVVGIKLYKKLEHHLNK is encoded by the coding sequence ATATGGTATATGGCAACAGATTTTATATTAAAAGGAATGACGTTTATAACCATTCCTATTTTTACGAGATTACTAACAGTTGAAGAATACGGAATAGTCTCTTTATATAATACTTTTGTAAGCGTATTTGCCATTATTACAGGATTAGATTTAAATGCATCAATAGGAACAGGGGTAAAGGATTTTAGAGAGAAGAAAAAAGAATTTTTATCATCAACATTATTTTTGTCATTAATAAGTTTTTTAATACAGTTCTTAATTATAATATTATTTAAAAATCAAATTTCATCATTATTTAATATTCGAAAAAATATATTGATATTGGCAGTAATTTCAGGATATTTGTCAGTTATTTTTCAATTTTATTTCTATATAAAAATATTTGAAAAGGATTATAAGAAAAGATCACTGGTAGGATTAATATATGCATTATTAAAGGTAGGATTATCAATATGGTTATTATTAAAAATAGAAAATAATAAATATATGGGAAGAATATATGGTGACTTAATCTCAAATTTATTATTATCTTCAATATTATTTTTGATAATAACACTTAAAGGTAAAAAATTAATATGGCCAAAAGCATGGAAGTATTCATTATTAATAGGAGTACCTTTAATATTGCATAATTTATCGGGGATTGTCCTCAATCAATTTGATAGATTGGTAATACAAAAAATAATAGGCTCTGAAAAAGTAGGACTATATAGTTATGCATATACATTAGGAATGATACCGTTAATAATATTAGGAGCAACAAAACTTGCATGGGGACCATGGTTTTATGATAAAATGTATGAAGGTATGAGAAATGATATAAACATAAAATCAAAGTATTATAATGAAATATATGTTATTATTTTATCAATAATATTTATTGTAACGCCAGAGTTGGGATTAATAATGGCTCCTCATAAATACAATATATCTTTGATATTAATACCAATAATAGTTGCATCTTATTACATGCAATTCTTATATACAATTTTTTCAATTTTTGCTTTTTTCTATAAAAAAACAGGATTAATATCAATAGGAACAGTACTAGCAGGAATAATAAACATAGTATTAAATATTTTATTAATACCAAAATATGGATATGAAATGGCAGCAATAACCACATTAATATCTTATTTTTTCCTATTGTTTTTCCATGCATTAAATGTAAGATATAATTTAAAAGATAAAACTATATCAGCAAAATATATATTTGGTTGGGCCTTTTTAATAATTGTTTTGGGTATTTCACAATATTTAATAGCAAAATATTTTGGAATGTTTTCTTTTATTGAAAGACTTTCGAGAATTGTAATTTTTGGTGTGTTGGGTATTGTTGTTGGAATAAAATTATATAAGAAATTAGAACATCATTTGAATAAATAA
- a CDS encoding MBL fold metallo-hydrolase, translating into MKIVMANVGHGLCMLMESEKQYIQIDCGAGNNSFSKKACESFFRNIYYFEWADKFILSHFHSDHYNGLLYLCKNKNRRFFYNLKDIYFPGIPKIVRDNEDLGSKIFLYLLSINNRILGNSSGSMEYDFLEVMKCLNNTSFNYKPLFQGDIIEGTNIKVIWPPKKMFMNEEISNKIVKAIEKFEEALEEDKKLAEIYERIMKNEKFFDYFHKEGIFKSKYRLEEEKILKRKKEELPEITKEANTLLRKVANYFSIGFYEGNKVLFMGDAEGYNIRHMVEYLKKENMDYFKYFIAPHHGTHWDDSLIDIIWDNLLVSKSGKYSLRKEYIRYSSNLFSKIFITEYFGDIILPEIYKCFGISGIMAEC; encoded by the coding sequence ATGAAAATAGTTATGGCAAATGTTGGACATGGATTATGTATGCTAATGGAAAGTGAAAAGCAGTATATTCAAATTGATTGTGGCGCTGGAAACAATAGTTTTAGTAAAAAAGCTTGTGAGAGTTTTTTTAGAAATATATATTATTTCGAGTGGGCGGATAAATTCATTTTATCTCACTTTCATTCTGATCATTATAATGGTTTATTGTATTTATGTAAAAATAAAAATCGTAGATTTTTTTATAATTTAAAAGATATTTATTTTCCTGGAATTCCAAAAATAGTTAGAGATAATGAAGATTTAGGTAGTAAAATATTTTTATACCTTCTTTCTATAAATAATAGAATTTTAGGTAATTCATCAGGAAGTATGGAATATGATTTTTTGGAAGTTATGAAATGCTTAAATAATACCAGTTTTAATTACAAACCTCTTTTTCAAGGTGATATAATAGAAGGAACTAATATCAAAGTAATATGGCCACCAAAAAAAATGTTTATGAATGAAGAAATTTCTAATAAAATAGTAAAAGCAATAGAAAAATTTGAAGAAGCTTTAGAAGAAGATAAAAAATTAGCCGAAATATATGAACGTATAATGAAAAATGAAAAATTTTTTGATTATTTTCATAAAGAAGGTATTTTTAAAAGCAAATACCGATTAGAGGAAGAAAAAATATTAAAAAGAAAAAAAGAGGAATTACCAGAAATAACAAAAGAAGCAAATACTTTACTTAGGAAAGTTGCAAATTATTTTAGTATCGGTTTTTATGAAGGAAATAAAGTTCTTTTTATGGGGGATGCTGAAGGTTATAATATAAGACATATGGTTGAATATTTAAAAAAAGAAAATATGGATTATTTTAAATATTTTATAGCCCCCCATCACGGAACTCATTGGGATGATTCTCTTATTGATATTATTTGGGATAACTTATTAGTTTCAAAAAGTGGAAAATACTCATTAAGAAAGGAATATATCAG